The DNA sequence GGCGTCGGCGGCCCGCGCGAAGGGGAAGGACTTCGCGATCACTGGGCTCAGCCGCCCGCTGGCCAGATCCGCGAGCAGCGGTGAGGTGATCCGGTCCATGCCGCCTTCACGACGCCACCAGCTCAGCAGGTTGAGCCCGAACACGCCTCGGTTCTGGTTCAGCAGCCGGCCTGCGTTCCACCAGGGCATGGTGGACGTGGGAATCCGCAGCATGCCCCGAATCGCGGCTCGAAGGCTGCGCCCGTCCTCGTTCAGTGCCTCAGACAGCCCGAACATGATCAACCGCCCACCGGGTCGCAGGATCCGGTAGTCCTTGCGGAACGAGGTGGGTCCCATGGCGTCCATCACCACGTCGACACCTTCACCGCTGGTCAGCCGTCGCACCTCGGCCTGGAAGTCCTGGGTGTGATAGTCGATGGGATGGTGTACGCCGTTGGCCCTGAGGGCGGCGTGCTTGGCGGCGGAGGCGGTACCGAAGATCTCCGCGCCCACGTTGCGGGCGATCTGCGTGGCGGCGATGCCCACTCCGCCGGCAGCCGCATGGATCAGCACGCGCGTGTCCTCGCGTAAGCCGCCCATGATGATCAGCGCGGCATAGGCGGTCCCGTAGTTCACACAGAAGGCGGCGCCCTGCTCGAAGCTGAGGGCGTCCGGCATCGGGAAGACGTCCCTGGCCCGGGCCGTGGCGAGTTCGGCCTGCCCCCCGAACCGTGTCCCCGCCATCACCCGCTGGCCGACCGAGAACCCGGTGACATCGGCGCCGAGCGCCTCCACCACTCCGGCCACCTCGTAGCCCAGGACGCAGGGCTTGTCCGGTGTCGCCGGGTAGAGGCCGACGCGGGCCATGGTGTCGGCGAAGTTGAGTCCCGCGGCGCGGACCGCGATCCGGACCTCCCCGGCTCCCACGGCCGGGGTCGGCCACTCGCGGACTTCCAACACCTCAGGGCCGCCGGTCCGGGTCAGCACCACAGCCTTCATGGCACGAACCTACTCGCTCTGCCGCGGTCTGCTCCGCGGACCCATCTACTCCGAGGACAAGGTGAGTAGCCGTTCGGCCAGGTCGCCGGTGGTGACGCGGAGGTCGGTGAAGCGGAACTCCTGCGGTTCCTGGTTCGCGTGCAGCTGAAGGCCGATCGGGCTCGGGTGCAGCCGTCCGGGTTCGTCGGTGAAA is a window from the Microlunatus panaciterrae genome containing:
- a CDS encoding synaptic vesicle VAT-1 family membrane protein — its product is MKAVVLTRTGGPEVLEVREWPTPAVGAGEVRIAVRAAGLNFADTMARVGLYPATPDKPCVLGYEVAGVVEALGADVTGFSVGQRVMAGTRFGGQAELATARARDVFPMPDALSFEQGAAFCVNYGTAYAALIIMGGLREDTRVLIHAAAGGVGIAATQIARNVGAEIFGTASAAKHAALRANGVHHPIDYHTQDFQAEVRRLTSGEGVDVVMDAMGPTSFRKDYRILRPGGRLIMFGLSEALNEDGRSLRAAIRGMLRIPTSTMPWWNAGRLLNQNRGVFGLNLLSWWRREGGMDRITSPLLADLASGRLSPVIAKSFPFARAADAHRYLAERRNIGKVVLTPV